A region of the Culex quinquefasciatus strain JHB chromosome 1, VPISU_Cqui_1.0_pri_paternal, whole genome shotgun sequence genome:
agaataaaaaaaaactagatttgctTATTCGGATCTAAATTTTAGCGGATAATCGAGAAAAAACTGtatgtttttttccaaatccCTAAATTATTGAATGTCTAATCCTCAAGtttccttttttaatttttaaatcattgattttttttattttcaaattcctaaattcttaatttttttttgtattttgtgtttcttttattttaaatccaagattttcacatttttgaatgtttgtatttttaaattttgatgctCTTGGTAAACCTTTAGATAACAGCAATAATTGTTCCAAGATAAATTATAATGTAACACATAGCTGAATGAAACTTCAAAACTCTGCAATGTACATACTTCAAACTTACCTGTGCTTAGAAATAAAGTCATGCTTTCGGAATTATCAATAAGAAGTACGAAACCAGTTAAAGCAGTTACACAAAACGAATAATTTATTAGTGTAGCTTACGAGTTAAACAAGTCCAAACATTTTTGTGTCTTCTCTCAGCAGGAtgatcttttattttatttcattatcattttatttctgttttttttttttgtttctgtggTGAATGTATTGTGTGGTTCTGTTGTTGGCTATTTTTTTCTCTGTAGTCTCTCTCACTGCAACTGCGGCAAAAACAACTGCGCGTAAATGATCATGTTCAGATAGAGCAGCACAAAAATGACCGTGGCCGCCTTCTGGTGTCCGTATCACTTCTTCTTCGGATCCTTCAGCCCCGCACCGGCGTTAAACTTAAAGAAGATAATGTCCCCGTCCTCGACGGTGTAGTTCCGGCCCTGCTGCCGATACTTGCCCGCGGCCTTGGCGCCCGCTTCGCTGCCCTCCTCCTTAAAATCGTTGAAATGCATCACCTCAGCCATGATGAAACCCTTCTCAAAGTCGGTGTGAATCCGGCCGGCCGCTTGCGGGGCCTTCGTTCCGCGCTGGATGGTCCACGCCTTCACCTCGTCCGGCCCCGCCGTGAAGAAGTACTCCAACTGGAGCGCCTTGTAGCCCGTCGTGATGATTTTGTCCAGCATCGAGGTGCACTTGGTTTCCTCTTCGTACGCCTTCCGGTCGGCCGGATCTTCCTTTTCCGCCAGCGTGTGCTCAAACAGGCCGGAGAACGGAATCAACGGGGCTCCCGGGTCGTTCTTGTCGATCCACTCCTTGATCTTGGGCAGCCACTTGTTCTTCTTGCGGATAAAGTCCTTCTCCGACAGGTTCGTCAGATATATGTTCGGCTTGGACGTCAGGAAGAGGTACTTGTTCAGCACTTCGATGTCGTGGGCGGACCAGTCGGCGAACCGGATGTGCTTCTTCTCGTCCACCAGCACCTCCTTGATCTTCACCAGCGTTTCCTGCGAACGAGGCGGGAAAAGGTCGTGTCAATCAATAAATTATTTGCAAATCacaatacccgctggccggccgcgaaattatgggaaattttagaaacggtaaataatttttacaaatcaacaaaagaccataataatttaagaattgactGGAGTGAAACCAGTTCAGGACATTTAAAGCCatgtgtaaatttttatgtacaacggtaaaaaacacgactaaaaaccatttctgatcacttattttcattttaatgcaaactatataaattgacaagacaacattttttcgatggatcaactatggtccccttggaactagctgtcaagtaggacctttcctatcaagaagggccgcgaagtaaatttttcaaaattgattttaaaatcaattttaaatcctttgcggtcttacaaagggtcattgtactcagaaaaataagctttatcgctgtgaacaataatatcacaaatttaggctgaattttatctaaatttcagaataatcgttctttttttataatcgttattcaaaaaaaaaatcaattttacccctatattttaaaaatataacacaATTGGGCATAGAAAAGATTCCAAaaagttcaaacaaaaaaaaaatgaattccatTTCCGACTTCTTGAAGAATTGCTCTAGTTCGAAATTAGGTCCTAAGATTAAGctaaaatttgtgatatttatgttcacaacgataacgcttatttttctgagtacaatgactttttgtacgaccgcaaaggatttaaaatggattttaaaatgtgttttacttgacagctcgtgtcAAAGGGGACCATAattgatccatcaaaaaaaaatgttttctagccaatttatttttcttgcattaaaatgaaaaaaaaaaaatcgatcaaaaatggtttgttttacgtgttttttttaccgttgtacataaaaatttatatagggctttaggaccctattgttgAAATTTCTAAATCTTCTAATTTATTGATGTTccagttttaaaacttttgaagttttgaatttaagaagggataagtttataaatttatgaatcaATGAATTTgtgaacataattttttttcactttaacattttagaatttcagatatttaggattttttttctaaattcgtattttttttgaaatcgaattttaaaaactcatgtctcagagttttaaaaattccagaATTTTGTACTTTCATATTTGTTTGTATAATTGTCGCGACATTcgacacttattttttttttctctgaaacaAATTACATGTTCATTGCTTTCAGTAAAGAGTATTTaatagtatttttgaatttcatagtTAAAAAATTGATTGAGAATCTATCGAAAAACGGCTTTGTTTACAACTAGCGCTTTGGACCTATTGAAAACTAACtaactcgatttttttaaaaattttgtttattttatattattttttcaaattcgaaACTTCTCAGGAAAGTTGTTGAATATTTCTTTGAGGAGACTTCAaccaaaaaggaaaattttaaattgaagttttatttttaaattttagaattttttgaaaaaaatagaattttttatttattgttttgaaattttagcttCTATTTTTGTTGAACCTTTTCTATTTATAAACTAATTTAttaaggttgaaaatttaaaaaaatcttatgaataaaaaacaaattcttttaaaaacactaaaacttaaaaaaaatagtctgatatttaaaaaaaaactctgaatatatattaaattaaagaacataaaaattaaaaatgctgaaatggctttaaataataaataaaatttcaaaattatgataatttatgaaatttataaatccaattcaggaaataaaaaaaatctaaaaatctgttctaaattgaatttataaattttagaaattatcataatttttatttattatttatatccatttcagcattttaatttttttgttctttatatttttatatttttttcatttcaaaaatatttttttttcaatgtcggacttaattcaataaaaatagaagcaaaaattaaaaacaatcaaaaaatttaaatttcttgaaaaaaaacaaatttcaaagctgaaaatgaaaaaaatctcaaatgaaaaaaaaaacattaaaaaagagttaaaactttaaaaaatgtttaaaaatgagagatttttttaaataaatatatcaaaccaaaaattaaaaaaacgtttaTATAATAAATATGGCCaacatttactaaatttaattcATATACTTAAAAATCTTATTAGGGTAATCAACTTTTTGGTCCCGTTGGAAAAATTTCTCGATTACGCATCCAACGATGTTctcaatttttattctttacaTTATAAGTAAgtattagactacgacaaacaaaaaaactttttggcagtttgcctgcatttgtttgcagaaacgtcagcatGCATACgtttggctttgtttgcgagtttggcaaaatgtcaaacacaaaaatatgtgagtttgtttgtttgattgccatagtctaatagctcctttagTAATTAAAAATCTTAGAGgaaacttttttattcaaagaAAATATTGTTGTTCAATATGTAGCAGCAGCGTAAATTTTATTATGTTCAATGATGATTTTATAGCTTTTCCTCAGTAACCTCAGTAAgataaggaaggcaaaaaaaaaatcaacaggttttaattcagaaattttaaaattaataagtttataaatccataatttaattcatACCATAATGTTTTACccagaaaaattacaaaaaaataatccagaaaaaaactgaaaaaaaacaaaagaaactgCCAAAATTcacagattaattttttttaaagaaattaaaattcaagaacattaaaaaattgcattctagccagtaattttttcaagatttggTTGAAATCAAAGCGAACTCCAGCCGATTGATTTTTTAGTGAAGTTAGATGAGTCGTCTAATGTCATATACTTTTGACAGGTTGTGTAAACACGaattgaaatgaatgaaattgtCTTGTTACACGCTTATCCAAAATAATTTATTACTATTACTAAATTACGTTGGTTGCGTAACTCATTATCAAGCGAATTTCTAAAATCCAACCAAATCTGCAAACCCATGGGTATATTTCACACAAAATTTAGATTTGTTGTGGTACACGCTAATTTCAAATAACTCATTACAGAGTTTATTCCACTCAGATTTAGTCAAGAATAATTTTTGGAGATTTTctaaccttcgggaagtcgtatgttttcgcctttctaacaagtgcccttacaaactgtgtacaaagtacacgtatgcGACCTCCGGTGGGATAATCACAGCTGAAAAACTTCgagttgaaaattttggtaaatttatataaaaaaagagTGTAatgcatgatttttattttcattttcagtatttttcatgtttgaagaaaacatttttaaattgttaaatgacatatattttaaacttaatttcaacaatttttaatcaCTTTGCTGTTTTGCTTTCAATTGGGTAGATCACATTGCTGAACGATCATGACTCTGATTCACCACTCATCATCTCTGCAACCAAGCCCAAGACTATTATTAGGTACCTTTAGTTTGATATCGTGATGACTGTCCAGAATGTGAATAAAAGAATCCACCGTCCATCCGCCACAACATCGGTGGATTGGTGGTGGGTGGTCTAATCCAATAAACACCTCTCTCACTGTGTCTATCTAGCCATCTAATCAAGTGTTAAATATCTCCCTCCCTAcactgatttgatttgattggaATTCAATTTGCTGTGCAGTGCAGTGTCATCGCGTGAATAAGGACCGAACTTGGAAGAGTTGACCTTTGACTGTTTCGCGTGATGTATTATATTTCATTGGAGGGGGAGGACGATAGGTGATTTGATGATCTATTCAAATCTGTAGGAAATTGATTGAATTACCCCCCGTTCAATCCATTATGACGATGTTGGTGAATGATTAATGAGTGAAATTGACACAGCTGGTGGGTTTGAGCACGTGTTGCTTTCTCACTGAAAAATTGAGTTAACATTAAgtcatttgaaatttcaaattaaatcaaagccaaaaaatttaaatttaaagcgAAAGAAGTCCAACAAAATACATTGTTGCTAAAGTGAGCCAGAAATCTctatcatcaaaatttcaccttTGCAATCAACTCAAATCAGAAATCAATTTAACTTAAACGAGAAAATAACCTTCACATTCCTAATGTGATATAATTTCTGTGCACTTTTCCTCGAAAAATAACAACTCTCAAACCAGCAAAATAACAACAATTTAGCTGCTCGTCAAttaccaataaaaaaaagtgcgcCACAATGCCCCGCGTGCAATCCAAATCGCCCAAACTACCAACCAACTATTTACCGGATGAACTAGAGATAGATAGCCCCCTTCTCTCTTAGAAAATACGGGTCACTAACCACTCGGCATCAGCAGCTCGTCGGCAAGATATACAGTGTAACACCTGGAGGGTGACTTTTATCACATTGCGCGTTGGCATAAACTCCAAAGAGCACGAAAAGTTAGAggattgttattttgttttattcaattcttttgaaaaacgttctttttaaacaaattaatttgaagaatataaataaaattctgctgacatttttttttaagtctttatatcaaaaagtggttaaTTTCCCATAACTGTGTAGCTAAATCGTTTGGAATGTTGGCGGTTTTCCAATCAGCGTGTGATCTGTCACACAATCAAAACATGTACACTGTAAAAGTGGCttacttatttttgtttgtttttttttttacactttaggccaatgcaaatattaaaaaaagtttttgtccttcggccctggccgaggtcaagggggggggggggcaaaaaaataaaaaaatataaaaatttaaataacaagccatagtcttc
Encoded here:
- the LOC6036983 gene encoding obg-like ATPase 1, giving the protein MPPKKVQEPEVKPLIGRIGTNLRIGIVGVPNVGKSTFFNVLTKSAAPAENFPFCTIDPNENRVPVPDARYDYLCEYHKPASKVPAYLNVVDIAGLVKGAAEGQGLGNAFLSHINACDAIFHLCRAFDDPDVTHVEGEVDPVRDLAIISEELRLKDEENLMKYLDKLEKLVTRGGDKKSKPEYETLVKIKEVLVDEKKHIRFADWSAHDIEVLNKYLFLTSKPNIYLTNLSEKDFIRKKNKWLPKIKEWIDKNDPGAPLIPFSGLFEHTLAEKEDPADRKAYEEETKCTSMLDKIITTGYKALQLEYFFTAGPDEVKAWTIQRGTKAPQAAGRIHTDFEKGFIMAEVMHFNDFKEEGSEAGAKAAGKYRQQGRNYTVEDGDIIFFKFNAGAGLKDPKKK